A genomic segment from Conger conger chromosome 2, fConCon1.1, whole genome shotgun sequence encodes:
- the tspan10 gene encoding tetraspanin-10, with protein sequence MRQFNVLKFLLFWRTQEDDPRSKETAPLIPKQRDKRDCVSAVHNIDTQTAVFGSTNGEEVHDGKARQDWETPWSCDGVLKLLLFLGTLLFSAVGLGGLGLGLWGLTEKESFAQERIGQLGADPMLLFVCGGLLLALLSLVGCVGTLRENACLLHAFSAALLVLLSAQVLLAIVAFSLHGQIEGYLRSAMLTAMARYQDDLDLHFLTDELQMSLQCCGADSYRDWEINMYFNCSGPGVQACGVPPSCCVSPLEEGSVWNSQCGVGAQRLDEFSAGAVVFLGGCLGGLQRWVERNSGSIGWAGGGLLGAQVLGLFLSTRLLEHIQRSQSQRHISSDPAHISSDPAHISSDPAHISSDPPTETLTPPTDMIAKVIKTFHSL encoded by the exons ATGAGGCAGTTTAACGTCTTGAAGTTCCTTCTTTTCTGGAGGACGCAAGAGGACGATCCTCGCAGTAAAGAGACCGCTCCTCTGATACCGAAG caaAGAGACAAACGGGACTGTGTTTCAGCTGTG cacAATATTGACACACAGACAGCTGTATTTGGCTCCACTAATGGTGAagaggtgcatgatgggaaggcGAGGCAGGACTGGGAGACACCCTGGTCATGTGATGGGGTGCTGAAGCTGCTGCTGTTCTTGGGCACCCTGCTGTTCAGCGCTGTCGGGCTGGGGGGCCTGGGCCTGGGGCTCTGGGGTCTGACAGAGAAGGAGTCCTTCGCCCAGGAGAGGATCGGCCAGCTGGGGGCTGACCCCATgctcctgtttgtgtgtggggggctgcTGCTGGCTCTGCTCAGCCTGGTGGGGTGCGTGG GTACACTGCGGGAGAACGCCTGTCTGCTCCATGCCTTTAGCGCCGCCCTGCTGGTCCTCCTGAGTGCCCAGGTGCTCCTCGCCATCGTAGCCTTCTCCCTCCATGGCCAGATCGAGGGCTACCTGCGCTCTGCCATGCTAACTGCCATGGCTCGTTACCAGGACGACCTGGACCTGCACTTCCTCACCGACGAGCTGCAGATGAGCCTGCAGTGCTGCGGAGCTGACAGCTACCGGGACTGGGAGAtcaacat GTACTTTAACTGCTCAGGGCCGGGGGTGCAGGCGTGTGGGGTGCCCCCGTCGTGCTGCGTGTCCCCTCTGGAGGAGGGCAGCGTGTGGAACTCTCAGTGCGGGGTGGGGGCCCAGCGGCTGGACGAGTTTTCGGCGGGGGCGGTGGTGTTCCTGGGGGGCTGCCTGGGGGGGCTGCAGCGCTGGGTGGAGAGGAACTCGGGCTCCATCGGGTGGGCGGGGGGCGGGCTGCTGGGGGCACAGGTCCTGGGGCTGTTCCTCTCCACACGCCTGCTTGAGCACATCCAGAGGAGCCAATCCCAGCGCCACATCAGCTCTGACCCCGCCCACATCAGCTCTGACCCCGCCCACATCAGCTCTGACCCCGCCCACATCAGCTCTGACCCGCCCACTGAAACTCTGACCCCACCCACAGACATGATAGCAAAAGTTATCAAAACATTCCATTCATTATGA
- the nploc4 gene encoding nuclear protein localization protein 4 homolog has product MTENIIIRVQSPDGMKKIPSTKRETAAAFLKKVAKEFGFSSNGFSVYVNRNKTGEILSQNKTLSLLKIKHGDMLFLFPSGSSGPSGEVMDVTGPHTSSSLPSTSSSLPASFATSSSSSAVPRSQSTPQIAEDDIDQHLSKQDGKIYRNRDPQLCRHGLMGKCVHCVPLEPFDEDYLNHLDPPVKHMSFHAYIRKLTGGADKGKFAALENVSCKIKSGCEGHPPWPEGICTKCQPSALTLSRQKYRHVDNIMFENHTIADRFLDFWRKTGSQRMGFLYGRYTEHKDIPLGLRAEVAAIYEPPQIGTQNSLELVDDPKAVAVDEIAAKLGLRKVGWIFTDLLSEDTRIGTVRYSRNKDSYFLSAEECITAGDFQNKQPNPCRLSPEGHFGSKFVTVVATGGPDNQVHFEGYQVSNQCMALVGDECLLPCKDAPELGYAKESSTEQYAPDVFYTDKDKFGNDITYLARPLPVEYLIIDITTTFPKDPVYTFSSPHRFPIENHDVLGETQDFHSLASYLSQSSSSRFLDLVSDFHLLLFLVTNDVMPLKDSIGLLLEAVKSSNEELAQTWKKSEQWATIEQLCGTVGGQTSGPQEYGAMGGPSVPASSSAMWSCLHCTFMNQPGTELCEMCSLPRS; this is encoded by the exons ATGACAGAAAACATA ATCATCCGGGTCCAGTCTCCGGATGGAATGAAAAAGATCCCATCCACTAAGCGGGAGACGGCGGCTGCGTTCCTCAAGAAG GTTGCTAAGGAGTTTGGCTTCAGCTCCAATGGCTTCTCTGTGTATGTGAACCGTAACAAGACTGGGGAGATCCTGTCCCAGAACAAGACCCTCAGTCTGCTGAAGATCAA GCACGGAGACATGCTCTTCCTGTTCCCCTCCGGCTCCTCGGGGCCCTCTGGTGAGGTCATGGATGTCACGGGCCCTCACACCTCCTCTTCGCTACCTTCAACGTCCTCTTCATTGCCCGCCTCCTTCGccacatcctcctcctcctcagcagTGCCCCGCTCGCAGTCCACTCCCCAGATCGCCGAGGACGACATCGACCAGCATCTGTCCAAGCAGGACGGAAAGATCTACAGGAACAGAGACCCCCAGCT GTGTAGACATGGCCTGATGGGgaagtgtgtgcactgtgttccATTAGAG CCCTTTGATGAGGACTACCTGAACCACCTGGACCCTCCTGTCAAGCACATGTCGTTCCACGCCTACATCCGCAAACTGACCGGCGGCGCGGACAA AGGAAAGTTTGCAGCTCTGGAGAACGTCAGCTGTAAGATAAAGTCGGGATGTGAGGGCCATCCGCCCTGGCCTGAGGGAATTTGCACCAAGTGCCAACCCAGCGCCCTCACACTCAGCCGCCAG AAGTACAGACACGTGGATAACATTATGTTCGAGAACCATACCATCGCCGACCGCTTCCTGGACTTCTGGAGGAAGACAGGAAGTCAGCGTATGGGCTTCCTGTACGGGCGTTACACGGAGCACAAGGACATCCCGCTGGGCTTGCGTGCCGAGGTGGCCGCCATCTACGAGCCGCCACAG ATTGGAACTCAGAACAGCCTGGAGTTAGTGGATGATCCCAAGGCTGTGGCGGTCGACGAGATCGCAGCAAAACTGGGCCTCCgtaag gtGGGCTGGATCTTCACAGACCTGCTCTCGGAGGACACCAGGATAGGCACGGTGCGTTACTCCAGGAACAAG GACTCATACTTCCTGAGCGCAGAGGAGTGCATCACGGCCGGAGACTTCCAGAACAAACAGCCCAACCCCTGCCGCCTCTCCCCCGAAGGCCACTTCGGCTCCAAGTTCGTCACCGTGGTAGCAACAG GGGGCCCTGATAACCAGGTGCACTTTGAGGGGTACCAGGTGTCCAATCAGTGCATGGCCCTGGTGGGGGACGAGTGCCTGCTGCCCTGCAAAGACGCCCCAGAGCTGGGGTACGCCAAGGAGTCCAGCACCGAGCAGTACGCCCCCGATGTGTTCTACACG GACAAAGACAAGTTTGGGAATGACATCACATACCTGGCGCGACCGCTGCCCGTGGAGTACCTCATCATTGAT ATCACCACCACCTTCCCTAAGGACCCAGTTTACACGTTCAGCTCCCCCCACCGCTTCCCCATCGAGAACCACGACGTCCTGGGAGAGAcgcag gacTTCCACAGTCTGGCCTCCTACCTGTCCCAGAGCTCATCCTCCAGGTTTCTGGACCTGGTCTCTGACTTCCACCTGCTGCTCTTCCTGGTCACCAACGACGTAATGCCCCTGAAG GACAGCATCGGTCTCCTGCTGGAAGCAGTGAAGTCGTCCAATGAGGAGCTGGCACAGACCTGGAAGAAGTCCGAACAGTGGGCCACTATCGAGCAGCTCTGTg GTACGGTGGGTGGGCAGACGTCTGGGCCTCAGGAGTATGGGGCCATGGGAGGACCGTCTGTCCCAGCATCCTCCTCTGCCATGTGGTCCTGCCTGCACTGCACCTTCATGAACCAGCCGGGCACGGAGCTCTGCGAGATGTGCAGCCTGCCCCGCAGCTAG